The following proteins come from a genomic window of Dreissena polymorpha isolate Duluth1 chromosome 1, UMN_Dpol_1.0, whole genome shotgun sequence:
- the LOC127854011 gene encoding uncharacterized protein LOC127854011 isoform X1, producing the protein MNVTIACLMLIVGSVSVIASHSKNTADAMDELQARGKALPVVNRAERYRQFKLDRMKRNWFKNAFNTVKNAVVGTANKVGNALSGVGNSMSDFFSGVGNTVSDFASGAYKSIAAALSGTANDVNAALERPPSDQVSLLAKAYDAVSSKVTELKAIVASKTGPAKEAAVKLLNLATAQLDDISSKFWTAWNAQRRK; encoded by the exons ATGAACGTGACAATAGCATGTTTGATGTTGATTGTGG GGTCGGTGAGTGTTATCGCTTCACACAGCAAGAACACAGCGGATGCCATGGACGAACTCCAGGCACGCGGTAAGGCTCTTCCGGTTGTCAACAGGGCAGAGCGCTACCGTCAATTTAAACTGGATAG gatGAAACGTAACTGGTTTAAGAACGCTTTCAACACGGTCAAAAACGCGGTCGTGGGCACAGCTAACAAAGTTGGCAACGCTTTGTCCGGTGTCGGCAATTCGATGTCAGATTTCTTTTCCGGCGTCGGCAACACAGTGTCTGATTTCGCTTCGGGTGCCTACAAGAGCATTGCGGCGGCGTTATCCGGCACGGCTAACGATGTGAACGCTGCACTTGAGAGGCCACCATCTGATCAGGTGTCTCTATTAGCAAAAGCATACGATGCCGTTTCATCAAAG GTTACGGAGCTGAAAGCCATCGTAGCCTCCAAGACAGGGCCGGCCAAAGAGGCAGCAGTTAAGCTTCTGAACTTGGCAACAGCTCAGCTCGATGACATAAGCAGTAAATTTTGGACTGCTTGGAATGCTCAGAGGCGTAAATGA
- the LOC127854011 gene encoding uncharacterized protein LOC127854011 isoform X2: MDELQARGKALPVVNRAERYRQFKLDRMKRNWFKNAFNTVKNAVVGTANKVGNALSGVGNSMSDFFSGVGNTVSDFASGAYKSIAAALSGTANDVNAALERPPSDQVSLLAKAYDAVSSKVTELKAIVASKTGPAKEAAVKLLNLATAQLDDISSKFWTAWNAQRRK, from the exons ATGGACGAACTCCAGGCACGCGGTAAGGCTCTTCCGGTTGTCAACAGGGCAGAGCGCTACCGTCAATTTAAACTGGATAG gatGAAACGTAACTGGTTTAAGAACGCTTTCAACACGGTCAAAAACGCGGTCGTGGGCACAGCTAACAAAGTTGGCAACGCTTTGTCCGGTGTCGGCAATTCGATGTCAGATTTCTTTTCCGGCGTCGGCAACACAGTGTCTGATTTCGCTTCGGGTGCCTACAAGAGCATTGCGGCGGCGTTATCCGGCACGGCTAACGATGTGAACGCTGCACTTGAGAGGCCACCATCTGATCAGGTGTCTCTATTAGCAAAAGCATACGATGCCGTTTCATCAAAG GTTACGGAGCTGAAAGCCATCGTAGCCTCCAAGACAGGGCCGGCCAAAGAGGCAGCAGTTAAGCTTCTGAACTTGGCAACAGCTCAGCTCGATGACATAAGCAGTAAATTTTGGACTGCTTGGAATGCTCAGAGGCGTAAATGA